The genome window CGTCGGCTCGCCGTCGGTCACTAGGAACAGCGGCCGACTCAACGGGTAGCTGCCGTCAGCGATCGTCCCGGCCGTGGGCACGGTGTCCTCGACCGCGAGCAGTCCGAGCTCCTGCTGTCCCTCGGCGAACGCCGAGGACAGCGGCGCGACCGAGCCGGGGGTGGAGACGAGCTTGGTCCGGGTCTCTTCGTTCCCCCCGACGATGGCGTAGCGCGCGCTGGTGGGCGGCCCGGGCGGCACGCCGTTCTTGCCGTAGAGGTAGGCGTCCAGCACCTCGCGCGTCCCGCGGCCGGGCTCCTTGTCGTACACGAAGACGTCGAGGTCGGGTCCACCGAGTTCCGCCCAGTTCGCCACCTTGCCCTCGAACAGCGCCCGAAGCTGAGCCTTCGTCACGCTGTCGAAGCCGCTGGCGAGCACGTCCGCGTCCACGACGATGCCGACGGCGTCCTCGCCGATCCGGTGCTCGACGAAGTCGACGTCGGGAGCCGCTCGGCGGTCCTTGTCCCCGACCTCCTTGGAGCTCATCGCGATGTCCACCTGACCGGCCGCGAGCTGCGTCAGACCGCCGGCGGAGCCGCCCTGGGTGTCCACGGTGACCTGCAGGCCGTCGCCGCGCAGCGCCTCGGCCGCGTCGGCCGCCACCGGGTTCACCGTGGTCGACCCGCTGATGCGCAGCGTCTGCGACCTGGTGCCGCTGGCGCTGCTCCCGGAGGCGCAACC of Mycobacteriales bacterium contains these proteins:
- a CDS encoding phosphate ABC transporter substrate-binding protein, translating into MPIHRVPLLALAALLPLLLAGCASGSSASGTRSQTLRISGSTTVNPVAADAAEALRGDGLQVTVDTQGGSAGGLTQLAAGQVDIAMSSKEVGDKDRRAAPDVDFVEHRIGEDAVGIVVDADVLASGFDSVTKAQLRALFEGKVANWAELGGPDLDVFVYDKEPGRGTREVLDAYLYGKNGVPPGPPTSARYAIVGGNEETRTKLVSTPGSVAPLSSAFAEGQQELGLLAVEDTVPTAGTIADGSYPLSRPLFLVTDGEPTGAARTFIDYVLGPQGQPLLTRHGYLTLAQLTD